The DNA sequence AAGCAGTTTTAAAATAGACAGGGACAGAGCCAGAGATTAGTGAGTTTTTCACAATAGATAAAATATAAGGACCAATAGTAGGCATGGTCTCCTTCAGGAGCCTTGTAGGGACCACATCAAGGGGGCAAGTCGAGGACTTCATGCCTTTGACCAAATCGTTTAGAGTAAATAAGGATATTATGGTGAAAAAAGTGAGAGGTGGAACCTAAGGTGGTCTGTGATTTGATGGTTCAGGGACAGGTGAGTTGTTATTATGGGTGCTATTGGTCCATGATCTGATTTTCCCAATTTTATCAATAGAAAAAACTTTGAATTGCGAACCGGAGCAGGTGGGAGTTTAGGAGTCACAGGAGCATACAAGTTAAAGCTGACACAATAATGATCTGATAAACAAAAATTAATAAGGTCTACACTATCGATCTTTAGGCCATATGATAGTACCAGATTGAGAGTGTGGCCTTTAACATGTGTAGCCCCAGTAGGatgcaaaacaaaagtaaagGACAGGAGATCAGAAAATTCAGAGATTAAAGTGGAATTAAATTTTGGACGGTAGACGGTAGACTAAAAAGAAATAAGATAGGTGGTGCTTATTGACACAGAATATAAGGCTTTCAAATGAGGAGAAATCCCCACAAGATATTGACTTGATGaaatttttttctgtatatgaCAGCGACACCCCCGCCTTTGCCATACAGTCGAGGTTTCTGAGAATAgcgacctgcacaaaagttttgttctaggttggagtccatgggtggagataccaggggagggtaTTTGATcaaatttgaaatggaaaattgaaattttctctgtgttgtaagacttatgcagaccacaaacaaaggactggatgggtttatttcacattttgtgggtctgtagacactcaggttacccaaatatatgttcaaaaacacggtaaaagtggatttttcataatatgtcccctttaaaaatgtcagaaatcaacattacaccataaacaaacaaaaaaaaaacttgactaaAGACATAGGCTGTGTCCGAAATGACTactcactatatagtgcactACATAGTGAGTAGGGACTAGggaatgagtgtgtgatttcagacacagcctaCGACCTCAACACTCATCAATATGTGtaatctttttttccacacagagACAAGGTTAAAATATTtgagttgtatttttattattttcattgataaaattaATAAGTTCACAGTACATTATTTGAAATTTGAAGTTTAGATAATTAACCTTTTAATTAAGAAGTAAATGAGGTTCAGTCATGATGTGCTGTCACATGGGATAGTAATTCTGCCTATTATTTTATCTAATTATGAAATTTCTTTGAGTTTGAAAACTAGAGACATCAAATTTAGTGTTCTCAGTTTTAAACAACCATGACAATATTTATCATCATCTATTTTGTGCAGAGCTGGGTTGAAGTCATAAATTCaagcaaacataaaacaaaatgtacttaTTTTATCCCACAGAACACAGACAGCGAGGTGTGTTGGGAGTGTATGTCATACAGAAGGAGGGTGCGGAGCCTGGAGATGACCCAGAGGACATCGGTATCTTGATTGAAGGTGTGAAGATCCTCAATGAGTTGGGCAAACTTGTGATCGCCTGTGCTTTGTTATTTGGACTAATATACTGTCTGAACCTGAGCTACCCACCAGACCTCAAATGCACTTTTGAAGTGATGCAGAAGATTCTTCTGAATCTGGATGGGCAGAAGTTGTCGTCCAAGGCACAATTCCTAAAATATAAGCTTATGGAGTAAATTTGCTCTAAGTAGATGTCAacaatgcagatttttttttttttttttttttgctttagtttAAAATtagaattcatgaaaatgttcagaaggACTTGCATATAGTATACTCAAGAGACAGAGACCAAGAATGTTGTCTCaggttgaaatgtgtttgtaagCAGTGTAGTGTAGCTGTTTGTTCCTGGTTACTTATCACTCGCCaggttaaattaaaacatgcagtaagACTGTAAGAACTTGAAATGACAGTCATGCACTTACTGAAAGATTGTATAATGATGTTTAGTAGTattaaatgttttgatgaaaaaatgttttagatgcATTTGGGGGAAAAAACGTATATTAAACTTTAACCTTAAATGAGGAAACCCCACCAAATTTgcaagttaaaatgttttaacatgtcTAAGGTATTTCTGCGTATGTGAAGAAAACATATACTTTTGGGGCTCCAGAAGAAGCTGTATGTTATATGCTAAAAATGTTATTCAGTAGCAAATTGCTACaattgcattgtgggtaatgcaGGCAAAAGGTTTATTAaccaaatgttaaataaaatgtcaaatgaatTTGAATGTTGTAATTTTTATGCACATTTGGTCATATACAATACATTCTTGTCATAGGAATGAACGCAACACTAATTAAACCAGCAAGATTGACATTAGTTCATTCAATAACACTGACATTAGTATAACTGACAAACCCCGTATGTATTGATACAACAAGGTTGAATTTTGTTCGACTTAGGTGTTTGACCAATGTAGAGTACATTCAATTTGATTTAACCAAAATAACTGAGAACAACCATTTAAATTCAACAAGATGCAAATTAGTTGTGTGCAAATATTAATATGATGTTCAACCCACACGTGTATATTGTGTTCAAATAACATGATAAAGTTTGGCTCACTTAAGATGATTTGTTTAGATGGAATATAGGTGGCATGATAAAATGTTAATCcaatgaatttttttttgagtgtaGTGAATTACAGTGCTGGGTTTAGAGGCTCAGTTTGACTTCTTCCACATGTTGAAGAGTTGGACATATTGGTTTAAAGGAGGCCCTCAATTCTTCCGATGGAACAAACTAAAGAAGCCAATGGGCTCCTCGTCTGTTGAAGCGTCTGCACTCGGGCAGAAGGATGGAGGGTTGAGCTGACCGGGGTCAGAAATCCCGATGACGTTGTTGAAGtagctgaaagagaaaaagatcaaaTCAGTTTGCTGGTTTCTAAAAGGCAACATCCAGCCTGCTGTTGAAGTAGAATTAACACGCCCCCAACTCTCATATCATTGACTTATCACAATCCTGTTCACAGTTCAAGTCTCAATACAGCATCATAATCAAAGTGTCCATCATGGTCCCTTTTAGAGTTTAATGATGCTGAAACGGGGCATGCTTTAGGCATGGCGACCTGTGATgccaaagaggagagagacctAACCATTTCCACATTCTTGTTCAAATAACTTCTGGTTCCAAAAAATGAAGACATCTAAAATGCTTCAGAAGTAGGGTAGGGTGGGGGCAAGCATGGCGCTACATTGGGGCTAGGGGGCGCTATAGCCCCATCACAAATCTGTCCATACCCAGTTAAGCCCCCTCACatatgtctgcttttatttggaaaaaaaagagaactatAAATTCATGAAAATCAACTTTTCATAGCACCCAGACATAAGTCAAGCTCCCCCTCAGCACTGGGAGAAACAAATCCTGGCGCCGTCCCTGGGTGGGGGTACTTAAACAAATGGGCGACATGGCTCGACCACTTCTTTAATAGAGTCTAGGTGCCTGTTATAAACTGACCTGAAGACCATCCATccatattgttttgtttgaaatgcAACAGAAACAGGAATGCATCCAAATTCAGTCACCGTGCTCATGTACTTTCCTGTAGggtgagagataaaaaaaaaaagagttttaggATAGAAGAATGAACAGTTTTAGATAGCTCACACCAACAAATGCTCTCTGACCTTCTTTGTTGGGCAGATCTCCTGTCCAGGTGTTGACCAGGAGTCCTTGTCCAGGTCCAGATGAGCTGCCGACGATTGCCTGGCCCAGCAGAGAGGCGTCGTTTGGGATGCCCAGAGGCTCAAAGTCCACCTTCAGAGGGATTTTCTTGCAGGTACGATTGTGGTAGTGGATCTCATACATGACATGCTGGTGGATAAAAGTTATTAGATGAGGACAAAAATGGATTTCCTTCATTTATATTCTTTTACACTTGACTTTAAAATCACATGCTAAAAACTAGGATTGTAACGATAcctttaaatacaattaaacatcaacacaaatatGGACAATGTAAATCGATATCAAAAAACTAGAAAtactatcttttttttaaccagcagggggcactaTCTGCTTCAGACAGAGACACGAACAGACTGGGGAGAGGAAAATGAAGACTTTGAGATTTAGAAGGTGTGATGTTTCAAAATGAGGATGATTATACTTACCGTATCTTTTCACCTCAAAATTAAAAGAATAATTACTTAAATATAAAGTACAAAATAACCAAAGcgatatttagaattttaatgccagagaataaaaaaacaaaaaaatttaCCTCAATCTcatgtcttaaaaaaaatttgacaaTCGTGAAAAATTGCAATAAAATTGTATCCTGAACCAAGTATCTTTATACATATTGTGAGCAGTGGTAGCTGGTGCATTGTTCTCCAGTGAGGGCACATTTTCTCAAAGACAGATGAGGATATCGATCTTAGTtcattagcttgatgctaacacatactggAAAATGCTGTTAactggctaacagaattagcactACGATATTTCAACTTGGGAAACACTCTATTCAACTTAAATGTGGATGTTTGGTATTCATGGAAATAAGTTTTCTTTgaactataaaaaataaataatgcaaaGTTAGAATTTGACTCTGAAATCCTCAAATGTTCGACATAGGCTACTGTATGAGGGAATAAGGTGTGAAATTATTCAGTCATTGCAACTTTTCTCTTCTTATCactctaaaataaatatttaatgttgctGTTATTGCTTTGGTCACCTCTTTATAGAGCAGAAGAAAATCGTAGGTGAAAGTCTGATTATCCAGGGTGCCAAACTCAAAGAGCCTCATCCGCTGTCCCAGTGCGTCGTACAGGTATTTGGCATAGATCCACAGCTTTTCATTCTGCGTGGACTGGAGGAAGGAGAATTGGGTGAGTTTaaatctccctctctcacatCTTCACACTGTGACGCTGCGTCATCGTGCTCATAAAGAAACAATGAACACCTTACCACAGTGAGCGCCCCGCTGAGCAGAGGAGGACTTTCTGTGATTTGAAGGAAGACGTGTGAAATtataacacaacacacaaatggcTGATCCCCGTGTAAAATCAACAAAGGAAAACATTgccaaaacaaatgtttcagcATTTAGAAAGCACACAATCACTTTTCTGGCTCTGTCAGTGTTTACTTACCGCACGGGTGAGGCTTCTGGGCCAGGCAGCCTGCCAGTAAGCACGCTAATGCCACAaagattttcatgttttctctgtctAAGCGACTGTTCTCAGGCAGCAGCAAACACTCTGCTGTTGTGAAGGGGATTCACTTCCTTATATACGGGCCTCTCGGGTCCAGGGGTAGGTCCTGCTtcctggttttatttttaaccccGACAGATAGTCAGTTCAGTTCACTCTTCTGTTATCAGGCCTGCATCAAGATTAAAGGTATTAAGTGccattttctcttcctttgaATGACACATGTTCTACTTTCT is a window from the Labrus mixtus chromosome 23, fLabMix1.1, whole genome shotgun sequence genome containing:
- the LOC132958643 gene encoding ependymin-like isoform X1, whose amino-acid sequence is MKIFVALACLLAGCLAQKPHPCESPPLLSGALTVSTQNEKLWIYAKYLYDALGQRMRLFEFGTLDNQTFTYDFLLLYKEHVMYEIHYHNRTCKKIPLKVDFEPLGIPNDASLLGQAIVGSSSGPGQGLLVNTWTGDLPNKEGKYMSTVTEFGCIPVSVAFQTKQYGWMVFSYFNNVIGISDPGQLNPPSFCPSADASTDEEPIGFFSLFHRKN
- the LOC132958643 gene encoding ependymin-2-like isoform X2, which gives rise to MKIFVALACLLAGCLAQKPHPCESPPLLSGALTVSTQNEKLWIYAKYLYDALGQRMRLFEFGTLDNQTFTYDFLLLYKEHVMYEIHYHNRTCKKIPLKVDFEPLGIPNDASLLGQAIVGSSSGPGQGLLVNTWTGDLPNKEGKYMSTVTEFGCIPVSVAFQTKQYGWMVFSYFNSRLDVAF